One Candidatus Anoxymicrobium japonicum DNA segment encodes these proteins:
- a CDS encoding universal stress protein, translating into MKSVLLPVDGSKHAFAAALYVVQFARLHGELEVHVLNVEPPPVAWQTHGMEEHAIEEILAARANIVQKPVVAALSAAGIRHESHVRLGDTAEVIVAMADELGCDTIVMGTRGLGGLAALALGSVTRKVLHLTSKPVVCIKADDD; encoded by the coding sequence ATGAAGTCCGTACTGCTCCCCGTCGACGGCTCGAAGCATGCCTTTGCCGCCGCGCTCTATGTGGTTCAGTTTGCCAGGCTGCACGGCGAGCTTGAGGTGCATGTCCTCAACGTCGAACCGCCCCCCGTCGCCTGGCAAACCCACGGCATGGAAGAACACGCCATCGAGGAGATCCTGGCTGCCCGGGCGAATATCGTGCAGAAGCCCGTCGTTGCCGCCTTGAGCGCGGCCGGCATTCGCCATGAATCCCATGTCCGGCTCGGCGATACGGCGGAAGTCATCGTCGCCATGGCCGACGAACTCGGTTGCGACACCATCGTCATGGGCACGCGCGGCCTCGGCGGCCTGGCCGCCCTCGCCCTCGGCTCGGTAACGCGCAAGGTGCTGCACCTGACGAGCAAACCGGTGGTCTGCATCAAGGCAGACGACGACTGA